CAGCATTGCCCGGTTAGGAAAGCTCTGCTTCAGGATTCAGCCTGGCTGCGCTTCATATATTTAAGCAATTTCTCATCCGTCCAGGCCAGGCGGTATTTTAGCTCTGCAAGGTACGACAAGTTTAGCTCCTCGTCCGGCACTGCCTGCCCCCGAACAATTCCCGGAGCAGGATGATTTCGTTGGGACCGGAATAGATGGCGGCGCTCTCTGCGACTTCATCGGCGAAGCGCAGGAGGCCCGCTTCCTCCAGTTCCTGCCGCTTCTCTTCGGATGGGTCACCCGCATAGCCGATCAGCAAGGCGATATCTTTTTTCTTCAGTTTTTTCTTGCCGGTGAACAGCCCGTACACCGTTTTCGACAGGTCTTTAACGAGTGGCACATCCTTCTTGTGGTTCTTCAGCCTGTTCACAATGCTCATGTAATACCACGACTGATCGCGCTTACCGCGGTTGAAGCGCAGCCACGCATCTCCCCCAATCACTTGCGCGTCCAATTCGATTGACCGGACATTATGCAGCTTGTCCGCCGTGATGAGTGCGAGTTCGTCTGCCGACCGGTTCTTGAGGTCCTCGACCGTATGTCTTTTCCGCTCTTCCCACGGCAGCGTCTTATCCGGTTCCGATGCCGCCTGTACGAGACGCAGCACTTCATCGCCAAATTGTTCGCCCACTTCCGCTTCAGTTGCCGATGTATCTTCAATTGTGTCGTGTAATAGACCGGCAGCAATGACTTCTTCCGAGGCTTTCGCTTCCTTCAATAAAAATGCAACGCAGACCGGATGCGTAATGTAAGGAATGAGCGTCCCTTTCCGGTGATGCCCTTCATGCTTGACGGCGGCAAACTGTAAGGCTTTCTCGATTAATTCACTCATCTAACCGCTCCTTTTTGGTGTCATAATTTTCAGACTCCTATGCCTTTATTCTACCAGTAATCACCTGTTTTTGGTATCCGGGAAACATATGGATTGCTCTTGGTTATCTTGGAAATAAATAAAGAAGAGCAGCAAGACTTTACTGTGATATGGCTGCGACTCTCCTTAATTTATGTATCCCTAATGTTATACTTCACTCACTGGAGTCGGAACAGCGAGAGCAATATGATAACGCATCATCCAAGTTTGCTACCTTTTAGCCCAAATCTGTTATAGTTCAATCAGTTTCTGTTCCACTTTCGCTGTTTTTGCATCCTCTGCCCCAAATTTGTTATCTTTCATCAATTCTGCTTACGTTAAAGTAAAGCGTCCCGTAAAGCAATAAACAGATAAATATTCAATTCCTTAAACTCGACATCCTCATTCTCTACTTTCTGTGGCTAACGTTCTTCATTGATCCCTTGAATCCACGCAAAAAACACCTCCAGTCTGCCGTCTTTACTGCATACGACAGTGGAGGTGTTTCTCTTTTTTTTCATTTCATTTGTTTACTTTATACATACTTGCCGGCTATTGGTTTTATTAATTCAAAAATTGAGTGTCTGCAAGCGTTGCAAAATCCGGCTGTTCTTTCAGGAACTTAAGGTCGAAAGAGGAATCGCCGAACGCCTGGATTTCTTCAGGAGCAAGTGCGGTATCGAAAACCATGTTCTCCCATGCTCCGTCAATCACTGATGGATCCAGCGCTTGGCCAGTGATTTCGTCGATTGCAGTGAGTGCGATTTCTTTCGCTTGTTCCGGATTTTCAGCGATGAAGGCATCCGCTTCCTCATGGGCATCCACAATGCTTTGGACCAGTTCCGGATTTTCTTCGATCAGTTCGCCTGATGTGACCAATACGGAAGACGGCAAAGTCGTACCGAATGAAATTTCGTCCGATGCGATAACGACATTAGCGCCTGTGTTCTGTTCCAGAACGGTCGCCCATGGTTCGGGAGCCACTGCAACGTCGACTTTCCCGCTGGCGAACATCGCTTCGTATTGCGCCGGTTTGCCGGTTTGGTGAATCATGTCGCCGCCGATGCGGTTGGAAGTGATGCCCGCTTCTTTCATGAACGTCTCAAACTGAACATCGTGCGTGCAGCCGACGCGCGGCGTGATGAATGTTTTTCCGGCAATATCTTCGACTGATTCAATGCCGCTGCCGTTTCTGGCCATTACGACCGTTCCGCCTGAGGCGCCGCCTGCGATCATGACGACGTCAGCGCCATTCGTGTAATTATTCATCGCCGGGCCGGGTCCTACTAACCCTCCGTCAATATCACCTGTTTTCAAAGCGGTCATGAAAGATGCCCCGTCAGCGAACGTAACGTATTCGACTTCCGTGCCTTCCGGCAGGTTTTTCTCATATAATTCTTTTTCTTTCGCAACCATTGCCGGTACGTGGTCAAGGTTCGGGAAATAGCCGATTGTGACGGTTGAAGCATCCTCTGTTGCAGCTTCCGGTGATCCGCAGGCCGCAAGAATTCCGGCTGAAGCGGTAAGGGCGATCAATGAAGTGAATTTTTTCATTCTGTCATTCCTCCTGGAGGGTTATAGTTATTTTGACTGCACAGAAGCTTATTCATCGGTACTTCCCACTGAATATTGTGATGATTCTCAGGTGAAACAGCGGGCATTGGCTGCCAGGGCGATTTTATCCTTACTGCCAATCACGCTTCCAGTCCCCAGCGTCTGAGAACCGATTTTTCGATGCGCTGGAAAATCAATTGATCGACCACCGCACCGACGACGCCGATGATGATGATGACGCCGATGACGAGCGACATATTGCCGAAATCGGATGCATACCGGAGCGTGTATCCGAGCCCCGGACCTGCGCTGAGCAATTCCCCGGCCATTAACGCCCGCCAGGCGAACGCCCAGGCAAGGCGTGCACCCGTCACCAGGTAAGGGACGGAGGCGGGGATGATCACTTTTATGAATAAATCGATGCCGTTTGACCCCATCGTCCGGGCTGCCCGGATGTAGAGCGGATTGACGTTTTTGATGCCGGTGCGGACATTCAGCGTCATGACGAATGTTCCGCCGAGAATCACCACAAATATGATGGCCCCCTCGCCCAGCCCGAACCACATGATTGCAAGGGGCAGCCAGACGATGCTCGGCACGCTTTGCAGCGCCAGCACCATGGCCCCGAGTGTGTCATCGGCTGTCTGCGAACGCGCCAGCAAGATGCCGACACCCGTGCCGATCAATAATGCCACCGCAAGGCCGATGATCAGCCGGCGGAAGCTTGCCGCCAAATCGTACACAAGCGTCATATCGGAAAAGCCGGCGACCAATGATTCAAAGACACTGACCGGTGAGGGCAGAATGATTTCTTGCCATAATTCAAGCCGTGAACCGAGTTCCCAGAACGCGATAAGAGCTGCAAAGAAGATGAGGCGTTTAACTATTGGCTTCATAGGCAAGTTCCTCATTGACAACCTTGTCGATTTCAGTCTTCAGCAAGGCCATGATCTTTTCTTCGAGCGCGGTCATCTCCTGCTTATGCGCTTCGCGCGGGCGGGGGATGTCCACCTTGATGTCCGTCAGAACCGTTCCCGGCCGCGTGCCCATGACAACGATGCGATCCGACAGCTTAATCGATTCGGAAATGCTGTGGGTGACAAAGACAATCGTCTTTTTTGTATCAATCCAGATTTTCTCCAATTGACCGTGGAGTCGGCTTCTTGTCTGTTCGTCCAATGCCCCAAACGGCTCGTCCATCAACAGCACCGCCGGGTCCATTGCGAGCGCGCGGGCGATTGATACCCGCTGCTGCATGCCGCCCGATAATTCATGCGGATAATGGTTGGCGTAATTGCTGAGCTGCACCATTGCCAGAAATCCCCGGGCCCTCTCCAGCCCCTCTTTTTTGGACAGTTCTTTCCGCAACGGGAACATGACATTCTCTGTAACGGTCATCCAAGGGAAAAGAGCGGCTTCCTGGAAAACCATCCCTCTGTCCTTGCCGGGTTTCCCGACTTTTTTAGCATCTACAATAATGTCGCCGGAAGTTGCCCCGGTCAAACCGGCAATCATTGAAAGCAATGTGGATTTACCGCATCCCGAGGGTCCCAGAATCGAGACGAATTCACCTTTTTGAATGGATAAGTTGATATCCTTCAGAATGGTATTCGGCTTTTGGTCCTGGTCCAAATAAACTTTATTAATATGCTTTACATCAATAAACATCCTAAAACATACCTTTCCTATCGGAATACAATATATAAAGTATAGTGGACTTCCAATGAATGTCAAGCTCCCTTTTTGTTGGGGTAAATAAAAAAGAAGAGGGAAAGTTTCCCCTCTTCTTTAAGTGATCATTTCCTATTCATCAAACAAATCCATGCTGAGATAGCGTTCGCCGGTATCAGGGGCGATGCACAGAACTTTCTTGCCTGCCCCAATGCGCTTGGCAATCTCGATGGCTGCGTAAATGGTCGCTCCCGCTGACGGGCCGACAAAAATCCCTTCTTCGCGGGCGACTCTTCTGAAAATATCAATGGCATCTTCGTCTTCGATCGCCATGATTTCATCGTAGACCCGGGTATTCAGGATATCCGGGATAAAGCCGGGGCTTGTGCCCACCAGTTTATGCGCTCCGGGTTTCCCGCCCGACAGAACGGGCGAACCTTTTGGCTCCACGACAGCGATATATAAGTCCGGCAAGTGTTCTTTCAAGGTTTCCCCGGTTCCTGTAATCGTTCCGCCGGTTCCTGCGGAAGCGATGAAGGCGTCCAATTCACCATCCATTTGATCGAGGATTTCCAGCGCGGTGGTTGTGCGGTGGATATTAGGATTCGCCTCATTTTCAAATTGCTGGGGGATAAAACTGTTCGGGATCTCTTCTTTTAATTCGAGCGCTTTTTTTATGGCTCCCGGCATTTTTTCATGAGCCGGCGTCAATACCACTTCAGCGCCAAATGCTTTCAACAGGTTAATGCGTTCCTGTGTCGCATTATCCGGAAGCACGAGAATCGAGCGATAGCCTTTGGCGGCCGCCACCATAGCAAGGCCGATCCCGGTATTCCCGCTGGTCGGTTCGATAATCGTAGATTGTTCTTCAATAAGGCCTTGCTCTTCAGCCGCTTTAATCATGTTGAAAGCGGCCCGGTCTTTTACGCTTTTCGACGGATTGAACATCTCAAGTTTGACATAAACATCCGCTGCGCCCTCCGGCACGATTCGATTCAGTTTGACGACCGGCGTGTTGCCGATCAGATCCGTTATGTTATCGACTGGTTTCATAAGGAAAACGACCTTTCTTTGTCTGACTATGCAATATAACTTCTATTGTAGATGGTTGAACAAATCAATTGCAACCTTCGTTCGCGGAGGCTTCGTTCACCATTTTTCACAGCAATCATTTCCCCGGCCGTTTGTTGAACTGTAGCCGCGCTCACTTCAATTCCGATTCGCCGTAAAATTCGTCTTTTAAGAATTCCCCTAAAATAAAAAGCAAAAAAGCTGTCACTGGCTAATTCCTGACCAGTCAGCGACAACGTTAATTTTTCGCCTTTAACCTTAAGAGTCAGAAGCAATTAAGAAGAGGACGCTGCTTAAACCCAACGAGTCGTGATCACTTTTTTGCGGGTATAGTATTCCACACCATCTTCGCCGTTAACGTGCAGATCGCCATAGAACGAATCTTTATAGCCGGAGAACGGGAAGAATGCCATCGGGGCAGGCACTCCGATATTTACTCCAAGCATACCCGCATCAATTGTTTCACGGAACTTCCGTACGCTGCCGCCATCTTTAGTAAAGATACAGGCACCATTCGCAAGTCTCGAAGTATTTGCTAATTCCACACCTTCTTCGAGATCTTTTACCCGGCTGACCGAAAGCACAGGAGCAAAAATTTCATCCTGCCAGATCTTCATTTCGCTCGTTACATTATCAAAAATGGTCGGACCGACAAAGTAGCCCTCTCTTTGTATATCTTCGTCTTTGCGACC
Above is a genomic segment from Planococcus lenghuensis containing:
- a CDS encoding ABC transporter substrate-binding protein, which translates into the protein MKKFTSLIALTASAGILAACGSPEAATEDASTVTIGYFPNLDHVPAMVAKEKELYEKNLPEGTEVEYVTFADGASFMTALKTGDIDGGLVGPGPAMNNYTNGADVVMIAGGASGGTVVMARNGSGIESVEDIAGKTFITPRVGCTHDVQFETFMKEAGITSNRIGGDMIHQTGKPAQYEAMFASGKVDVAVAPEPWATVLEQNTGANVVIASDEISFGTTLPSSVLVTSGELIEENPELVQSIVDAHEEADAFIAENPEQAKEIALTAIDEITGQALDPSVIDGAWENMVFDTALAPEEIQAFGDSSFDLKFLKEQPDFATLADTQFLN
- the cysK gene encoding cysteine synthase A — encoded protein: MKPVDNITDLIGNTPVVKLNRIVPEGAADVYVKLEMFNPSKSVKDRAAFNMIKAAEEQGLIEEQSTIIEPTSGNTGIGLAMVAAAKGYRSILVLPDNATQERINLLKAFGAEVVLTPAHEKMPGAIKKALELKEEIPNSFIPQQFENEANPNIHRTTTALEILDQMDGELDAFIASAGTGGTITGTGETLKEHLPDLYIAVVEPKGSPVLSGGKPGAHKLVGTSPGFIPDILNTRVYDEIMAIEDEDAIDIFRRVAREEGIFVGPSAGATIYAAIEIAKRIGAGKKVLCIAPDTGERYLSMDLFDE
- a CDS encoding ABC transporter permease, with product MKPIVKRLIFFAALIAFWELGSRLELWQEIILPSPVSVFESLVAGFSDMTLVYDLAASFRRLIIGLAVALLIGTGVGILLARSQTADDTLGAMVLALQSVPSIVWLPLAIMWFGLGEGAIIFVVILGGTFVMTLNVRTGIKNVNPLYIRAARTMGSNGIDLFIKVIIPASVPYLVTGARLAWAFAWRALMAGELLSAGPGLGYTLRYASDFGNMSLVIGVIIIIGVVGAVVDQLIFQRIEKSVLRRWGLEA
- a CDS encoding HD domain-containing protein, whose translation is MSELIEKALQFAAVKHEGHHRKGTLIPYITHPVCVAFLLKEAKASEEVIAAGLLHDTIEDTSATEAEVGEQFGDEVLRLVQAASEPDKTLPWEERKRHTVEDLKNRSADELALITADKLHNVRSIELDAQVIGGDAWLRFNRGKRDQSWYYMSIVNRLKNHKKDVPLVKDLSKTVYGLFTGKKKLKKKDIALLIGYAGDPSEEKRQELEEAGLLRFADEVAESAAIYSGPNEIILLRELFGGRQCRTRS
- a CDS encoding ABC transporter ATP-binding protein yields the protein MFIDVKHINKVYLDQDQKPNTILKDINLSIQKGEFVSILGPSGCGKSTLLSMIAGLTGATSGDIIVDAKKVGKPGKDRGMVFQEAALFPWMTVTENVMFPLRKELSKKEGLERARGFLAMVQLSNYANHYPHELSGGMQQRVSIARALAMDPAVLLMDEPFGALDEQTRSRLHGQLEKIWIDTKKTIVFVTHSISESIKLSDRIVVMGTRPGTVLTDIKVDIPRPREAHKQEMTALEEKIMALLKTEIDKVVNEELAYEANS